A region of the Prochlorococcus marinus XMU1402 genome:
CCCCGGCATTCCTCCCATCCCCGGCATTCCGCCATTCGAGATTTGTTTCATGAAACCTCTCATTCTTTGAAAATCAGCTAGTACTTTATCTACATCTTTTGCTTCATAGCCACTACCCTGAGCTATTCTTTGTCTTCTAGAAGGCTGGGCGGCAAGAACCTCAGGTTTTTGTTTCTCCTCGAGAGTCATTGAAGAGATCATAGATTCTATTTTTTTAAGTTGATCTTCTCCATTTTTTATCATCCCATCATCTATTTTATTCATTCCAGGTATTAATTTCATCAATCCCCCAAGTGACCCCATCCTTTTAATTAATCTCATTTGCTTAACAAAATCATTAAAGTCAAAAGTAGCCTCTTGAAGTTTCTTTTGCATCGCTTCTGCATCAGCAAGCTCTACTTCTTTTTGGGCTTTTTCAACAAGTGTTAATACATCTCCCATTCCTAAGATTCTGCTAGCCATTCTCTCTGGGTGGAATGGCTGCAGGGCCTCAATTTTTTCTCCAACACCAATAAATTTAATTGGTTTACCACTTATTTTTCTTATTGATAAAGCAGCACCTCCTCTTGAGTCTCCATCCAATTTAGTTAATATCGCTCCGGTAATTCCTACTTTTTCATGAAATGACTTTGTTAAGTCAGCAGCTTCTTGCCCAATCATTGAATCAACAACAAGCAAAACTTCGTCCGGGCTAGAAACTTCTTTTATTCGAACCATTTCACTCATCATTGAATCATCAATTTGCAATCTTCCTGCGGTATCAATAATTATCGAATTAAAATCATTTTCACTAGCAAAATTCAATGCGTCCTTAGCTATCTCTTCTGGTTTGCTATTTTTTTCTTTAGCTGAAAAAACTTCCAAGTCATATTGACTTCCCAAAGTTTTGAGCTGCTCTACAGCTGCCGGTCGATAAATATCAGCAGCGACCAAAAGAACTTTTTTATCTTTTTCCTTTAAATAAAGGCCTAATTTTCCTGTTGCAGTTGTTTTACCCGCCCCCTGAAGTCCAGCCATCAAAATGACTGTGGGACTATCTTGATTTTCTTTTAGAGGAGAGTTTTCATTCCCCATAATATTAATCAATTCTTTATTTACAACTTCTATAAACTTTTGACCTGGGTTTACCCCTCTAACCACCTGTTCTCCGATAGCTTTATCTTTAACATCCGAAATAAATTCTTTTACTACAGATAAACTAACATCCGCATCGAGAAGTGCTCTTTTAACCTCCTTCAAGGCATCATTGATATTATTTTCGCTTATTTTTGCTTCGCCTCTTAAACCTTTTACCGCGTCTTCAAAGCGTGATGACAGTTCATCAAACATTATTAAAAAGTAATTTTAATTATTATATAGGATCTTCTAATTTATACTTACAAGCCACTTACAAAATCAACCAATTTCCATGATTTATTAGAAAAACCTAAAGTATATTTAACTTTTAGCGGAGTCAATGATGTTTCATTAACAAATTCTCCTGAATTCTTTATTATTCTCTCTAGGTAATCTAATTCAGCTAAAACAACTATCCTAGAAGAAGTTTGAGATTCCAAATCTATCTTCAGGATTCGGGAATTAATTTCTTTATAGATTCCTTTCTTGATATCATTTTGTCGTTCTTCAATAGTTCTTTCAATCAAACCACTTCTAACAATATGGGAAAGATTAATTTCACCCTTTCTAGATAAATAATTACTTTTATTTAGTAGCCATTGATTAATTAAACTACTTATATCATCTAAGGAAGGAGAGGCTTTAGTAAGTTTTTTAACTTTGATGGAATTAGTTTCAGTAGATTTTACAGGGATTGGTTTTAAGTTATTTGAAGGATTTTTTTTTATTTCTTGATTAATAGCTTTATCACTTAACTTTTGGTTTGTATCTGTAGATACTAAGGGTTTATCTAATATGGCTTCATCTTGAATAGAATTTTTAAAATTATTTCTTAAAAATCCAATGCCAATACCAAATGCAAATAATAATAAAAACGCATACAAGTATATCAACAATGGTGACCTACCAATAATTTCTTGATCATTCAAGAATTCCCCAAAACTAAACTTTAGTTCAGCAATTTTTTCAATTAAAAACCTATAAAAATCTAATGTTTTATTCTTAAAAATTTCCTCATTAAATTTATTATCTTGGATATCGATTTTTTCGAACTTTTGTTTTATGCCACCTGGCAATGGTAATCTCCCTTCATCAAAATTAGTTACTTCGTTATCAAAATTTTGAGTAACTTTTGTAGTGGATTCTTTATTGAATTGTTGATTCTGAAAATTTGGTCTAAATGAAGTTTTATTTGATTTCTTTTCTAATCTTTCAATAAATTCTTGAATTTCCCTGTCTTCAAACCAAGTATTTAAATCTACCTCTTTTGATTCAATATCTCTATAACCAACTAACACATCGTTCTCTAACCAATTTTTACAGAAAATACATATTGCTTCTAGCTTATTTCCTGGATAGTTATTAAGCCAATCTCGCAAATTATCGTCAGAACTACTTAAGAACCTAGCTGAGGCCTGATCAACATCTGCCAGAAGCAAGTCTAAACAGCCTATAAGAGGCATTGAATCAAGTCCTGATAAATTTAGTTTCTTCAGAATTCTTCTTGCTTCGAACAATTTTTCAGGCTGTCTTCTAGAGAAACCAAGTGCTGTCAAAGATAGAAAAGCCAAAAATCCAGCCTCTAATGAACCTCTTTTTTGTAATTCAAGAAACAACTCTATCTGTTCATCTACTGTCAGATATGACTTTATTTGTTGGAAAAAAGCTTCAAATTCTTGTTGATTTAGGTAATCTCCATATTCAGATTTATTGTTACCTTCTAAACCCCCTCTTTTAGTTATTAAATTTTCCAACATACTTAAACCTTTTTTATGAGACTCTTGATCATTTAAATCCCTACTAAGTAAGTCTAGGATCCTGTAAGGAAGCAGAGAAACCAAGTCTTCTTCAAGATCTTTCCTAATTTCAACAAGCTTTCCCATTCTTTGCAGAAGTTGTATACCCTCTTGTAAAAAATCTGCAGCGTTGGAATACGATCTAAGCTTTTGTTCTTGAATTGCAGAGTCTCTAGCAGTTAATGCAGCCAATAAAGTTAGATCGGCTTCTCTACTACTACCTAAGGCTGGAGTTTGTGGAGGCTGCAAAGCTTTTCTTGCGATTTTAAAAGCTTCTTTTGGGGAACCTGATTCCCAAAGAAGTATCAAGCCTGCAACATCTCTATTTGAGGAAAACTCTAATCCAGAGACGCCATTTGATAATAAATTCTCATATTCTCTCCTACTTTCTGGGTCAGTAAGCAAATCAGCGGTAAGTCGAAGCAACTCTGATCTTTGGGATAAAACTTCATAAGTAAAGCCTTCATTAGGTGTCTTATCCAACCGCAATTGAAAAGCTCTTAATATTTCCTCAGATGTTGCAGAGGGGCTTACGCCAATTAAACGAAAATGGTCTAATGGAAGTTCCAAACAAATATCCTATTGAAAATTCTTAGACAAATTTTATCAAGTTAAAAATTTTTTTCATAAGGTCATACAGAGTTATTAAAAAAAATCATGAAAATTGACCTTCACAGCTTAGAATGTTAACAAATCAAAACTTCATTAAGGTATTTTCTTGGAAACACACGTAGAAAGAATTTCAAATCTTCAAGATATAAAAAAAGCCGAATTAGATCGAGAAACAGGGTTATTTCTTTATGAAGATATGATACTTGGCCGCAGATTCGAAGATAAGTGTGCAGAAATGTACTACAGAGGAAAAATGTTTGGTTTCGTTCATTTATATAACGGCCAGGAAGCTATTAGCACTGGTGTAATTGGTGCCATGAAAAAGAAACACGATTGGTTTTGTAGTACCTACCGCGATCATGTACATGCACTTAGTGCAGGTGTTCCCTCTTTTGAAGTAATGAGCGAACTTTTTGGTAAAGCTACAGGTTGTAGTAAAGGCAGAGGTGGATCCATGCACTTATTCTCAAGAGAGCATCACTTGTTGGGAGGATACGCATTTATTGGGGAAGGCATTCCAGTTGCTTTAGGAGCAGCCTTTTCAAGTAAATATAAAAAAGAGGTTGCTGGTAATAATAGTAGTGACTCGGTAACTGCAGCATTCTTCGGAGATGGAACTTGCAATAATGGACAGTTTTTTGAATGTTTGAATATGGCCCAATTATGGAAATTACCCATAATCTTTGTTGTTGAAAACAATAAATGGGCTATTGGAATGGCCCATGATAGAGCAACCAGCAATCCTGAAATTTGGAGAAAAGCCTCTGCTTTCGGTATGCATGGTGAGGAAGTTGACGGAATGGATGTATTGGCTGTTAGAGGGGCTGCACAAAGAGCAATTGAGCGAGCTAGAGCAGGAGAGGGTCCCACCCTTTTAGAATGTTTGACCTATAGATACAGAGGACATTCACTTGCAGATCCTGATGAATTAAGGTCTGAAAAAGAGAAGGATTTCTGGGGAAAAAGAGATCCTATCAAGAAATTAGCTCAAGAAATTATTGATAAAAAATTTGCAACGCAAGAAGAATTAAAAAGTATTGAAAAGAAAATTGATATAGAAATATCAGAAGCTGTTAAAAATGCTTTAGAGGCACCTGAACCTCCTTCTAAAGAGTTAACTAAATATATTTGGGCCGAAGATTAATTAAATTCCACTGGGTAACTTTCTGGTTAAATTTCTTAATTTTCTTAATGCCTTCAATTCAACTTGTCTTACTCTCTCCCTAGAAACTTCAAGTAATCTTCCTATCTCAGCAAGTGTATGCCTCTCATTGCCATCAAGGCCAAATCGTAATTTAAGTACATGTTGTTCTTGCTCGCTTAGATGGCTTAACCACATACCAAGTTGCTCTTGATGCATTTTCTGTTCAACTTGATCTAAAGGTTCTTCATTGTTACTATCGGCAATTAAATCACCTAGGAAGCTCCTACCATCATCACCATTAACAGGAGCATCCAAACTACTTGTTGATAAAGCTTGTCTTAAAACAGAATCTAATTCTTCCACATCAATATCCATAGCTTCTGCAATCTCAATTCTGCTTGGCATGGCACCAAGTTTATGCGCTAAATCTCTACTAACTTTTCTGATGGATGCCAATCTTTCGCTTAGATGAACAGGTAAACGTATGGTCCTAGATTGACAAGCTATTGCTCTTGTCATACTTTGCCTGATCCACCAAAATGCATAAGTTGAAAATTTATACCCTCTTTTTGGATCAAATTTTTCAACGGCCCTTTCGAGCCCGAGAGAGCCTTCTTGAACTAAATCTAAAAGTTCTAGTCCCTTGCCTTGATATTTTTTTGCAACACTGACTACTAATCTTAAATTGGCCTCCATCATTCTATCTTTAGCTCTTTTACCAACTTTTATATTTCTTTTTTCTTGAGAGGTGAATTCTTTATTTTTTTCGTTTAATTGACCGTCTTCTGTGAGAATCATCATTTTTTGAACTTGGTTACCCAATTCAATCTCCTCATCTGGAGTTAGGAGAGGACGACGACCGATCTCCGATAAGTACCAACTTATAGAGTCTTTGCCTCTTCTTTTATGAGTTTCAGTTGGTGTTGGTACTGATGAAGACATTTCTGACCTAGTAAGGTATTAAAACTCTCCTATATTTTTTAATAAACCGCCAAATATTTAATATCTGCTTCAGATTTCAGGTAATAATTGTACATAAATGTGTTTAAAGCTAAAAATAACTCTCTTAAATTGTTTCTTTCAAGATATTTGTCTCGTTTTCCTATTTCTCATTAATTTAGATAATTCATCACCAATAGCATAAGCATTTGAGCCTGTTTTACACTTTGATGCAGCAAAAGAATGTAGAAGTACGTATTTAGTAAAAAAATCCGTTGTTATTTTTTTACAAAGGGTCAAATCAATAGCAGAACTGCCAGCTATAAATCCAGATAAAAGATCGCCTAATCCTGCTCTAGCAGTCTGAGAATCAGTCCCAAAAAGTTGCCATGCTTTTTCATCATCAGCAACTATGCTGTTAGCTCCTTTTAACAAAACACTTATATTAAATTCTTTGGCCGCTTTAAGGGCTAGTCCAACATTAGTCTCACCTTCTATATTAGGAAATAACCTTGAAAATTCCTTAATATGAGGTGTAATCCATGTTTGAAATTTTCTTTCTATAAAGAATTTTGATCCTAATTTTGATTCAGAAATTCTATTAAGTGCATCTGCATCTAAAATCAATAATCCTTTAAAACCTATAAGGTAGTCTTTTGATTTTTGCCAATCATCATTATCAATTCCTATCCCTGGACCTACAGCTAATGAGTCATATAAATTTAGATCAATATTTTTTAGTGCGCTGAACAAGGATGCATTACCATTTTGATTAGTTGTCATAGTTCCTTTTAAAACTATTTCCGGAGCGACTTGCCAAATAGATTCAGCTACTAATTCAGGCAGAACCGCAGAGATAAAACCAGCTCCACTTGATATTGCTCCTCTTAATGATAAGTATGCAGCCCCTGGATATTTTTCACTTCCAGCAATTATTAATGTTCGTCCTCTTTTGTATTTATTAGAATTTTTTGGTAAAGAAGGTAAATCAATATTTTTTAAATCTTTGTAAGTAACGTTAATAATTTTTTTCTCAATCTTAGATAACTTATTAATAGGCACCCCAATATCTATATGGTGCAATTCTCCAATAAAAGGTAAAGCAGAATCTTGAGTTAACCCAATCTTATTAAGACCAATAACTAAGGTATAGTCTGCCTTTACTGCGTTATCAAAAAAAGGCTCTCCTTTATCAGGACATAATCCTGTTGGAATATCAATACTTATTACCTTGCCATATTTGTTATGAAATTTTTGATTAAAAAGTTTAATTAATGTATTATCGACTTTTCTTTTTTGATTATTACCAAAAACTGCATCAATCCAAAGTTCTTTCCCATTTGGATCAGGGCGCTCTACTAATTTTGTGACGCCAATAGATGTAAGATAATTAAGGTGATTATTTGTTGATGTTTTTTTTATCGTGAATGGGCACCATACCTGGACATAAAAACCATTCAAAAAAAGCTCTCTAGCTATTACGGCACCATCACCACCATTATGCCCAGGGCCTATAAAAACAGTTATTCCATGCTTGAGAAGAGGTTTCTTTTTTAAGAGCCATCTACTAATTTGGATTCCTGCTTTTTCCATCAATGCTTCTTGTGGCATTCCATCAGAAAACATTTCTTTCTCTAATTTCAACATTTGCTTTGAATCAACAATTAAATGTTTTGAGTCAATTGTTGGCCATACAATTTTGTTCATAATTAGTACAAAGCAATTTAGGTACTGTTCAAAAATTCAAACTTCCATGTTAAAGACACAAAAGGATAAAAAATCAGAGAACTGTTTTTCTAATAATAAAACTAAGAAGAAGAAAAATATTATTGTAGGTCTTTCCGGTGGCGTAGATAGTTCCCTTTCAGCTGCTCTTCTTGTAGAAAGAGGCTGGAATGTTGAGGGACTAACTCTTTGGCTGATGAAAGGAGAAGGCTCTTGTTGTTCTGAAGGATTAGTAGATGCTGCTGGCCTTTGTGAAGATTTGGGAATTAATCATAAAATAATAGACTCAAGAGAAATTTTCGAAAGAGAGGTAATTAAAAAAACTACTGAAAGCTATGAGAAAGGATTCACTCCACTTCCATGTTCGATGTGCAACAAGAATGTGAAGTTTGAAGAAATGCTTAATTACGCATTAAACAAAAAAGACTTTACTCATATTGCGACTGGACATTATGCAAGGATAAAAAAATCATCTTATGCTGAAACGCTTGATTATAAGAGCTTTGTATTTAAGGACTTCCTTCTTCTCAGAGGTGCTGACGAAAACAAAGACCAAAGTTATTTTCTTTATTCTCTTTCACAAGAAGTACTAAGCAGATTAGAATTTCCTCTTGGTGAAATGAAAAAAGAAGAAACAAGAAAGGAAGCCCTAAGATTAGGCCTTAGAACTGCTCAAAAACCAGAAAGTCAAGATTTATGCTTAGTTGAGCATTATGGATCAATGCAGAGATTCATCGACAAACATATTGAACTCAAAGAAGGAGAAATTGTGCATGTAAATGGGAAAGTCCTAGGAATGCACAATGGTATTCAGCACTTTACGGTAGGTCAAAGAAAAGGTTTGGGAATCGCTTGGCCGGAACCATTATATGTGAAAAGTCTAGACAGGGTAAAAAACATAGTTTATGTAGCAGATAAAAGTGATCTATTTAATAGCGAAGCAATAATTACTAATGTTAACTGGGTTTCAATAGAAGAACCTAAACAAGAGATAGAAGTAGAAGCACAAATCAGATATAGAAGTCATCCAGTAAAGGGAACTTTAATTCCTTTGAAAAATTTTGATAATCCAACGTCAACATTTAAATTAATTTTTGAAGAAAGTCAAAGTTCGGTAACGCCCGGACAAGCTGCAGTTTTTTATAAAGGAGAAATTTTATTAGGTGGCGGATTAATTAATTAATTTTCCAAAAGAGATTTAATCCCATGAAAAATATAAACAATAACAAAACAGGTTTATCTCCAAATTTTGTATAGAAGGTCTTGTCGGATGAAAAATTAGGGAAAACTACTTTATTTTGCTCCACATTAAAATCCAGAAGTTGGATGATTTTCCCATCATCCCTTACTAAACCCGAAGGACCAGTATTTGATACTAGTAAATTATCTTTTTTATTTTCAATACTTCTCAATCTTGCCAAAGACAGGAATTGATTATAAAGCTTAGTTGGATAGGGATCTAAATTTGCGACAGTTATTATTAGTTTTGCACCGCTATTAATAGCCTTTCTTATTTTCAATCCATCACTAATTTCATAACAAATAGCCACTGCTAGAGGTTGTGTAAATTTAGGATCAAAAAATCTTGAATCAGATCCTGGTTGAATTCCTCCTACTGCAGATAATCCTTTTGAAAAACTTTCTAAAAATCTTGGTATTTTTTCACCTAACGGGACAAGTCTATTTTTATCTATAAAAGAAGTAAAAGATTTTTCTCCAACTTGAAATCCGAGTAAAGAACTTCTTAACTCATTTTTTGAATTTCTGAAACCTCCTGCTAGGGTATCAACCTTAATGCCTTTAGATAAATAAAAATTTTTAGGTAGAGTTCCTTCAGGAGCAACAAGAAGTTTTACTTTGTTGGATAAAGCATATTTTTGAGCGATAGATTGTTTTTCCTTAATAAATTCATCTTCTATTTTTAATTTTTCTCTAGTTGGTAAATTCGTTTGCCAAATAGCAACTGGATATTCATAATTTCTTTCTATTGGAGTTTTTAAACCTCCAAATAAATGCAAGAAAATAATAAACAAAAGTCCTAAAAAAAATGTTTTTTTAAAGTATTTTTTTCTTATCCATCTCTCGTGACTTATGAAAATCCAAAATCCAATCATTAGTTGTACTACACATAAACCGCTCGCACCAACCCATCTTGCCAAACCAGCAAGATATAGATCACCCGGGACAAGACTCTCTCCTAAACCTATCCAAAATAAAGGTGTTTGAGAAAGTATCAACTCACCCATGCCCCAAGTCAGAGATAAAAAAAATACTTTTACAGTTAAAGGTAATATTTTCATTTTAAAAACATCCTCTTTCCAGAGAATCATTTCAACTAGGTATCCCCATAGATAAACTAATAATCCACCCAAAAAAGCACAAAATAATAATATTGAAATGGTGATTATTAAACTTGCAAGCCATGAAAATCCAAGCCATGTCAATGGATGAAGATCGTATAACCATGAATGACTTATTAAAACAAAGAAAAAACCCCACCAAAAATTTGCTGTTTTTCTCTCACTTTTCTTCCATAAAATAAATAAAGATATCGGCATAAAAATAAGCCAAAAGTGAGTTGAAACAGAAATTCCTCCTAGAATTCCTGCTAAACAAGAGCAAAAATATTGTCTTAAACTTTTAATTTGAGTCGAGACTAACAATCTAAAATTACAAAATTAAACTTATAATCACCCATTTATTGTACCTTTATTCTGTAAAATTAGATTTAGTAACTTTCAAAATCTAAGTGAAAGAAGTCTTTATTAGTTTTGCAATTTTTGTTTTCTGTGTTTCATTAACTCTTTTCAGTCAATTTAATTCACCACAAGTTGTTAATGCTACTGAATCAGAAATTCAGTCAGTTCAAAAAACACCTGTTGCAAAATCATCAAATGTTTCAAATAATAATTTATTTGAATTAGACCCATCAGATCCAAACCCTATACTTTTCGCTATGGCAGAAGAAACACCATTAGATAGCAACTCAAGGACTACAGAAAGTGGCCTAATTATTGCGGATATTGTGAATGGGGAGGGTGATGAAGCCAAACCAGGGCAGACAGTTACCGTTAATTACACTGGAACTCTAGAAGACGGAACACAATTTGATACAAGTATCGGAAGAGCTCCATTCAGCTTTCCCTTGGGTGCTGGAAGAGTAATAAAAGGTTGGGACGAAGGTGTGGCAGGTATGAAGGTTGGAGGAAAAAGACAATTAACAATTCCTCCAGAACTTGGTTACGGATCAAGAGGGGCAGGAAATGTGATTCCTGCCAATGCAACTTTAATATTTGAAGTTGAATTATTAAAAGTCAATTAAATTAGGTAAGAAAAATATCTAAGACTTTTCAATTTTGTTAATCTCCAAGTAATATATAAACAACATCAAATATTTGAAATGCTAAGTAAATTCATCAATTCTTTTCTAGATAAAAAATCCCCATTGACAGTCCATGCTCACTGTGATGGGCCTTGTGGTGTTTATGATCCAGCTTCTACGAGAGTTGCTGCTGAAGCAGTTTTATCAATGACAAAAAAACTCATTGCATTAGAAGCCCCTTCTAGCACTGATACAGCAGAGTGGGCTGCATACAGTAATACATTTTCAAGATATGTTGCAGTTAAAGAAGAGCAAGCAAAAGAAACAAAGAAAGAAATCCTAATTTTGTGGACAGATTACTTTAAGCCTGTTCATTTGGAAACATATCCAGACTTACATGAAACCATTTGGAAGGCGGCTAAATTATGCAGTGCATGCAAAGTTAATATTGATTTAGCTCAAGCTGAAGAACTTATGAGTTATGTAGAAAAGATTCATAATATATTCTGGGCATCAAAAGGAAGATCAGACGCTTTTGTAAAAGCTAGTTAAATTATTAACTTCAAATATTTTTATGAATTTCTTCTTTTTCTTTTAAGGCTGAGAGAAGTAGCAAAAATTGTAAATAATTCAATGTCACCTACCTTTAAGGAAGGTGATATAGTCTTTTACAAAAAATATTTAATTAATAAATCTAATCTTAAGGTTGGTCAAGTTGTCATCTTTAGGCATCCGATACAAGACAGAATACAAATTAAAAGAATAAAGCAAATAAAAGAAAATTGTATTGAAGTAATTGGAGACAACTCAAAATATAGTAATGATAGTAAATCTTTCGGCTTTATTCAAAATGAAAAAATTTTAGGTATCGTAACGTCGAAAATATTAAAGTTTTAAATTATTTAATTCAAAAAAACAGAAGCACTTCTTTGAATCCAAAATAATCCCAAAGAAAAGGAAAGCCCTCCTGCTCCAGCTATTAATCTTTTAATAAATTTTTGACTTGCTTTAAAGATGGTAAAAGATATTAAACAAGTAAAAAGATTCATACTTATTAGTGAACCAATCAAATATGAAATCAAATATAAGCAAGCACTTATTAAAGGTAGTGCTAAAGCAGGAAGAACTGCCAGAAAATGTGAACCTCCAGCTACACCGTGTAGCAAGCCTAAACCAGTCAAAGCATGTGAGTGCTTATTATTATTTTTTTGTTCCTTAACATGCAAGTGAAAGTGACGATGAGCAATTCCATTAGAATGCTTATGGGAATGAGAGTGGATACTTAATTGAAAAGAATTTTTTATAGCAAATACTCCAACAATTAGAAGAGAAATTCCAACTAGGAATTCGGCAATATTAGAAAATCTGTTTAATGGCGTAATATCCTTAATAACAATCGCTAGAAAAGCTAACAAGAGGACACCTGAAGAGTGTCCCAAGCCCCATGAGAAACTATTTTTAAGAGCTTTTTGGGGATTATTAATCGCTGATGGTGCCATTGCAATTAGATGATCAGCGCCACTAACTACATGCACAAATCCTGCAACTATACCTGTTAAAATTACAGCCTGCATATATATTCTGTACAACTCTGTATATTCAATTTTATAGCACGATTTGAAGTCAAAATTAAATTGAGTTAAATAATTCCTTGAAAGATTTTTTAATATCACTTTCTCTCATAAAAGTTTCACCAATTAATACTCCCCTAATTCCAATAGATCTAAGCGACTCTAAATCTTCGGAAGAATTAATTCCTGATTCACTAATAGGAAGAATATTTTGTTTTAAAAATATATCTGCATAAATATTCATCAATTCTATTGATGTTTTTAAATTTGTTTTGAAAGTCTTTAAGTCCCTGTTATTTATTCCAACCAAATTAAAAGATTTTAACTTTAGTATCCTTTCTAATTCATTATTGTTATGGACTTCTACGAGAACACTCATCTTTAAGTTATCAGCAATTTTCTTTAGATAAATTAAATCGTCATTACTTAAAATCGCAGCGATTAATAATATTGCATCAGCACCAGATACCCTTGCTTTATAAATTTGATAAGCAGAAATAATAAAATCTTTGCATAGAAGAGGGAGATTAGTTGATTTCCTTACAGTTTCGAGTATTTCATAACTACCTTGAAAAAACCTTTTATCGGTAAGTACTGAGATACATGACGCACCTAATCCTTCATAACAAATTGCTATATCTTCAGGGTTAAAATCTTTTCTAATAACTCCTTTACTAGGACTAGCTTTTTTTATTTCAGCAATTAATCCTGGTTTTATTTTTGACTCCAAGATATTTTTATAAAAATCTTTTGGGGGAGGCAGTTTTTCAATTTTTTTTATTAGATCTTCTAAAGAAACTTTTTTTTTGAAATTCTTAATTTCAATGTCCTTATGCCATACAATTTCTTCAAGAATATTTTTTGGTTGTGCTTCTCTATGAGGCACAGCATATTCTAAATTTTCTACCCTTACAGTTGGATTGGGTGGCCTGCGTCTTATCTCCATTAATTTTAGATATTATTTTATTTGAGAAGCAGCTTGTTTATATGCCACCTCAACTACTTCACTAAGAGTAGGATGAGTGTGAACTTCTGTAGATAATTCAATTACATCTTGATTCCTTGAAATAGCGTTTGAAATTTCTTGAATCAAATCAGCTGCATGTAAACCAAAAATATGAGCACCTAAAACTTTCCCATTATCTCTATTAAAAATCAACTTGAGTATTCCATCACTCTCCAATTCAGCCAATGCTTTTGAATTTGCCTTAAAGAAACTTTTGACAACTCCCAAAGTGAAATTTTCCTTTACAGATATCTCTTTAGCTTCAGCTTCAGAAAGACCAACTGAACTGATCTCAGGGTGAGTGAAGGTTGCTGCAGGGATACTTTTATAGTCTATTTCGACGTTGCCACCGCAAATATTATCAACAGCAATAGTACCTTGAGCTGCAGCTGTATGGGCAAGCATTAGTTTGCCTGTTACATCTCCAACAGCCCAAATGTTAGGTATTATTTCCTCGCCATTCTTAACCCTCATTTTATCATCTATAGGAATGAAACCTTTTACAGTTTCGATTCCAACCGACTCAAGATTTAAGTTATTACTATTAGGACTTCTGCCAGTTGCCACGAGCACAGCATCAACTTCTAAAGTTTCTACAACTTCTTTAGTTTTTGCATCTGTCAGTTCTATTGT
Encoded here:
- a CDS encoding hydantoin utilization protein A, which translates into the protein MQAVILTGIVAGFVHVVSGADHLIAMAPSAINNPQKALKNSFSWGLGHSSGVLLLAFLAIVIKDITPLNRFSNIAEFLVGISLLIVGVFAIKNSFQLSIHSHSHKHSNGIAHRHFHLHVKEQKNNNKHSHALTGLGLLHGVAGGSHFLAVLPALALPLISACLYLISYLIGSLISMNLFTCLISFTIFKASQKFIKRLIAGAGGLSFSLGLFWIQRSASVFLN
- the trpC gene encoding indole-3-glycerol phosphate synthase TrpC, producing MEIRRRPPNPTVRVENLEYAVPHREAQPKNILEEIVWHKDIEIKNFKKKVSLEDLIKKIEKLPPPKDFYKNILESKIKPGLIAEIKKASPSKGVIRKDFNPEDIAICYEGLGASCISVLTDKRFFQGSYEILETVRKSTNLPLLCKDFIISAYQIYKARVSGADAILLIAAILSNDDLIYLKKIADNLKMSVLVEVHNNNELERILKLKSFNLVGINNRDLKTFKTNLKTSIELMNIYADIFLKQNILPISESGINSSEDLESLRSIGIRGVLIGETFMRESDIKKSFKELFNSI